From the genome of Buchnera aphidicola (Muscaphis stroyani), one region includes:
- the secE gene encoding preprotein translocase subunit SecE, which yields MNTNTNNQKKSKILEKMKWISLIILIFLYFIISQYCGKLKFFIHLIIMSFLVLCAVRVAFSTEKGKNIYSYINASKMEIQKIIWPEYKETLYTTCAIIFVTILISILLWSLDSIIFRLIAFIIRLRF from the coding sequence ATGAATACTAATACGAATAATCAAAAAAAATCTAAAATTTTAGAAAAGATGAAATGGATTTCTTTAATTATACTGATTTTTTTATATTTTATTATAAGTCAATACTGCGGTAAATTAAAGTTTTTTATCCATTTAATTATTATGTCTTTTTTAGTTCTTTGCGCTGTTAGGGTTGCATTTTCTACAGAAAAAGGAAAAAATATATATTCATATATAAATGCGTCTAAAATGGAAATTCAAAAAATAATATGGCCTGAATATAAAGAAACTTTATACACTACATGCGCTATTATTTTTGTAACAATTTTAATATCTATACTTTTATGGAGTTTAGATAGCATTATATTTCGTTTAATAGCATTTATAATTCGTTTAAGGTTCTAA
- the rplA gene encoding 50S ribosomal protein L1: MKKLTKRRKKTKKLIDLKKLYSIDESIKLLKKSSVVRFIESIDVSINLGIDPKKSDQNIRDSIILPHGVGRFTRVAVFTQGENVQIAKNAGAELVGMEELCEKINIEGVNFEAAIASSDAMKTVMKLGHILGPRGLMPSLKSGTVTNNISEAVKNAKNGQIHYRNDKNGIVHSTIGRINFDENKIKENFNCFVSSIKKSKPPKSKGIYIKKIVLSTTMGFGLIIDQSSLTL, encoded by the coding sequence ATGAAAAAACTGACTAAAAGAAGAAAAAAAACAAAAAAATTAATTGATTTAAAAAAATTATACAGCATCGATGAGTCGATTAAATTATTAAAAAAATCATCTGTAGTACGCTTTATAGAAAGTATTGATGTATCGATTAATTTAGGAATAGATCCTAAAAAATCTGATCAAAATATCAGAGATTCTATAATATTGCCTCATGGTGTTGGCCGATTCACCCGAGTTGCTGTATTTACTCAAGGCGAAAATGTTCAAATAGCAAAAAATGCAGGAGCAGAACTGGTTGGAATGGAAGAATTATGTGAAAAAATAAATATAGAAGGTGTGAATTTTGAAGCAGCTATTGCTTCTTCTGATGCTATGAAAACAGTAATGAAATTAGGTCATATACTAGGACCTAGAGGATTAATGCCAAGCCTAAAATCAGGAACAGTTACGAATAATATTTCAGAAGCGGTTAAAAATGCAAAAAATGGGCAGATTCACTATCGTAACGACAAAAATGGAATTGTTCATTCTACGATTGGAAGAATTAATTTTGATGAAAACAAAATAAAAGAAAACTTTAACTGTTTTGTATCTTCAATAAAAAAATCAAAACCACCAAAATCAAAAGGAATATACATTAAGAAAATAGTACTATCAACTACTATGGGCTTTGGTTTAATTATTGATCAATCTAGTTTAACTTTATAG
- the rplL gene encoding 50S ribosomal protein L7/L12, producing the protein MSITKEQILDAVSEMSVMNIVELISEMEKKFGVSANISSHSGNDHEKKPAEEKTEFDVFLKVVGPNKVPVIKTVRSATGLGLKEAKDLVESAPTVLKENLSKTDAESLKKKLEDVGAEIEIK; encoded by the coding sequence ATGTCTATAACTAAAGAGCAAATTTTGGACGCTGTATCAGAAATGTCTGTTATGAATATAGTAGAACTTATCTCAGAAATGGAAAAAAAATTTGGAGTTTCTGCTAATATATCTTCACATTCTGGAAATGACCACGAAAAAAAACCAGCTGAAGAAAAAACAGAATTTGATGTTTTTCTAAAAGTTGTTGGACCAAACAAAGTTCCAGTAATTAAAACTGTTCGGAGCGCAACTGGTTTAGGACTAAAAGAAGCTAAAGATTTAGTAGAATCAGCTCCAACTGTTTTAAAAGAAAACTTAAGTAAAACAGATGCAGAATCACTCAAAAAAAAATTAGAAGATGTTGGTGCTGAAATCGAAATTAAATAA
- the nusG gene encoding transcription termination/antitermination protein NusG, protein MRESQKKRWYVLQAFSGFESRVAQSIREHVKLNKIENLFGEVMVPSEEVVEIRGGQRRKSEYKFFPGYVLIQMIMTDTTWHLIRNIPRVLGFIGGKSDKPSPISDQEVQTIINRMRQIGDKPRPKTLFEPGEMIRVNDGPFSDFNGIVEEVDYEKSRLKVSVSIFGRSTPVELDFRQVEKS, encoded by the coding sequence ATGCGTGAGAGTCAAAAAAAAAGATGGTATGTATTACAAGCTTTTTCTGGATTCGAAAGTCGTGTAGCACAATCAATACGAGAACATGTAAAATTAAATAAAATAGAAAATTTGTTTGGAGAAGTGATGGTTCCTTCTGAAGAAGTCGTTGAAATTAGAGGCGGTCAACGTCGAAAAAGCGAATATAAATTCTTTCCTGGATACGTTTTAATTCAAATGATCATGACTGACACAACTTGGCATTTAATTAGAAATATTCCTAGAGTGTTAGGTTTTATAGGTGGAAAATCAGATAAACCATCTCCTATTAGTGATCAAGAAGTTCAAACTATTATTAATAGAATGCGTCAAATTGGGGATAAACCGAGACCAAAAACTCTTTTTGAACCAGGAGAAATGATTCGTGTTAACGACGGACCTTTTTCAGATTTTAACGGAATAGTAGAAGAAGTGGATTATGAAAAAAGCAGATTAAAAGTATCTGTTTCTATCTTCGGAAGATCCACGCCAGTCGAACTTGATTTTCGACAAGTAGAAAAAAGTTAA
- the rplJ gene encoding 50S ribosomal protein L10 produces MALSLDTKKNIVSKINKISNVALSAITANSQGISVNKMNQLRKSGRKVGVYMSIVRNTLLTLAIQNTAFECLKKKIKGSTFIAYSMNHPGSGARLFKKFSMKNDQFKITGAAFEGKLLSMLEINQLAEMPTHKEAITKLLITLKMSAAGKFVYILSAIKKKKEIS; encoded by the coding sequence ATGGCATTAAGTCTTGATACAAAAAAAAATATTGTCTCCAAAATTAATAAAATATCAAACGTAGCATTATCAGCTATCACTGCTAATTCTCAAGGTATCTCTGTAAACAAAATGAATCAGCTTCGAAAATCTGGACGAAAAGTCGGAGTATATATGAGTATTGTTCGCAATACTTTATTAACTTTAGCAATTCAAAACACTGCTTTTGAATGTTTAAAAAAAAAAATAAAAGGATCTACTTTCATCGCTTACTCAATGAACCATCCTGGAAGTGGAGCAAGATTATTTAAAAAATTTTCAATGAAAAATGATCAATTCAAAATTACAGGAGCTGCTTTTGAAGGTAAATTACTCTCAATGTTAGAAATTAATCAACTTGCAGAAATGCCTACTCATAAAGAAGCAATCACTAAACTTTTGATTACGTTAAAAATGTCAGCTGCTGGAAAATTTGTTTATATATTATCTGCTATAAAAAAGAAAAAAGAAATCTCTTAA
- the rpoB gene encoding DNA-directed RNA polymerase subunit beta, which produces MIYSYTEKKRIRKDFGKRPQVLDIPYLLSIQLDSFKNFIKPDIKGQNGLEAAFRSVFPIKSYNKNSELQYVSYRLGDSIFDVKECQIRGATYSAPLRVKLRLVIYERDISESTVKDIKEQEVYMGEIPLMTDNGTFIINGTERVVVSQLHRSPGVFFDSDKGKTHSSGKVLYNARIIPYRGSWLDFEFDPKDNLFVRIDRRRKLPVSIILRALNYNTEEILDLFFEKNIFIMTDNKIQLQLIPERLRGETASFNIEKNGTIYIEKGRRITAKHIQNLKNQKITLIDVPVEYILGRIVSKTYLDKNTNETIILANTELSLEVLKKIQKLKFLSIETLFTNDLDHGPYISETLRIDSISDRTNALIEIYRVMRPGEPPTKEAAENLFENLFFSEDRYDLSSVGRMKFNRSLLRSKIKGSNTLEKEDIIDVIKKLVSIRNGKGEVDDIDHLGNRRIRSVGEMAENQFRIGLVRVERAVKERLSIGDADTLMPQDMINAKPISAAVKEFFGSSQLSQFMDQNNPLSEITHKRRISALGLGGLTRERAGFEVRDVHPTHYGRVCPIETPEGPNIGLINSLSVYARTNSYGFLETPYRKVRDRLVTKEINYLSAIEEGNYIIAQANTNLDKKGYFTDDLVTCRHKGESSLFNSNQVEYMDVSTQQIVSVGASLIPFLEHDDANRALMGANMQRQAVPTLKTDKPLVGTGMERAVAVDSGVTVVAKRGGLIQYVDASRIVIKVHEQEMHAGEAGIDIYNLTKYTRSNQNTCINQKPCVQLNENIEKSDVLADGPSTDLGELALGQNMRVAFMPWNGYNFEDSILVSEKIVQEDRFTTIHIQELSCISRDTKLGSEEISSDIPNVGEAALSKLDESGIVYIGAEVTGGDILVGKVTPKGETQLTPEEKLLRAIFGEKASDVKDSSLRVPNGVSGTVIDVQIFTRDGVKKDKRTLEIEDMQLKQAKKDLTEEFKIFELSLFNHTKKTLLSLGVKSDQLNQLSHEKWFSIEIKPKEKKKEIEELLKQHRELKLEFEKKIELKRRKITQGDDLAPGVLKIVKVYLAVKRQIQPGDKMAGRHGNKGVISKINPIEDMPYDEKGVPVDIVLNPLGVPSRMNIGQILETHLGMAAKGIGDKINQMLKNQKRISHLRKFIQKTFDLGENLRQKINLDTFSDKEILCLAKNLRHGIPISTPVFDGAQENEIKQMLKFADLPSSGQINLFDGRTGEKFERPVTVGYMYMLKLNHLVDDKMHARSTGSYSLITQQPLGGKAQFGGQRFGEMEVWALEAYGASYTLQEMLTVKSDDVNGRTKMYKNIVDGNHQMEPGMPESFNVLLKEIRSLGINIELENE; this is translated from the coding sequence ATGATCTACTCTTATACTGAAAAAAAACGCATTCGTAAAGATTTTGGAAAACGTCCTCAAGTTTTAGATATACCATATCTTCTTTCAATTCAACTAGATTCTTTCAAAAACTTTATTAAACCCGATATAAAAGGTCAGAACGGATTAGAAGCAGCATTTAGATCTGTATTTCCTATAAAAAGTTATAATAAAAATTCTGAACTTCAGTATGTTAGCTATCGTTTAGGAGACTCAATATTTGATGTTAAAGAATGTCAAATAAGAGGAGCAACTTACTCTGCTCCATTAAGAGTAAAGTTAAGACTTGTCATTTATGAAAGAGATATATCAGAATCTACTGTTAAAGACATTAAAGAGCAAGAAGTTTATATGGGCGAAATTCCTCTAATGACCGATAATGGAACATTTATAATAAATGGTACAGAAAGAGTAGTTGTCTCTCAACTACATAGAAGTCCAGGAGTTTTTTTTGATAGCGATAAAGGAAAAACACACTCTTCAGGAAAAGTTTTATACAACGCACGAATAATTCCATACCGAGGTTCTTGGTTAGATTTTGAGTTTGATCCTAAAGATAATTTATTTGTGAGAATTGATAGAAGAAGAAAACTTCCAGTCAGTATTATTTTAAGGGCTTTAAATTACAACACGGAAGAAATATTAGATTTATTTTTTGAAAAAAATATTTTTATCATGACAGACAACAAGATACAACTGCAATTAATTCCTGAAAGATTAAGAGGAGAAACTGCTTCATTCAATATTGAAAAAAACGGAACAATTTATATAGAAAAAGGTCGTCGTATTACAGCTAAACACATCCAGAATCTCAAAAATCAAAAAATAACACTAATTGATGTTCCAGTTGAGTATATTTTAGGTAGAATTGTATCTAAAACCTACTTAGATAAAAATACAAATGAAACAATCATTTTAGCTAATACAGAATTATCTTTAGAAGTGTTAAAAAAAATTCAAAAGTTAAAATTTTTATCTATTGAAACGTTATTTACAAACGATTTAGATCATGGACCATATATTTCTGAAACATTACGAATTGATTCTATCAGTGATCGAACAAATGCTTTAATAGAAATTTATCGCGTGATGAGACCTGGAGAGCCTCCAACAAAAGAAGCTGCAGAAAATTTATTTGAAAATTTATTTTTCTCTGAAGACAGATATGATCTTTCGTCTGTAGGTCGAATGAAATTTAATAGATCTCTTCTTCGATCAAAGATTAAAGGATCTAATACATTAGAAAAAGAAGATATCATTGATGTAATTAAAAAATTAGTTTCGATTAGAAATGGAAAAGGTGAAGTAGATGACATTGATCATTTAGGTAATCGAAGAATTAGATCAGTTGGAGAGATGGCAGAAAATCAATTTAGAATAGGATTAGTTAGAGTAGAGAGAGCCGTAAAAGAAAGATTGTCTATTGGTGATGCAGATACTCTTATGCCTCAAGATATGATTAACGCAAAACCAATATCAGCAGCTGTTAAAGAATTTTTTGGTTCTAGTCAATTATCTCAATTTATGGATCAAAATAACCCTTTATCAGAAATCACGCATAAAAGACGTATTTCAGCATTAGGATTAGGAGGGTTAACAAGAGAAAGAGCAGGATTCGAAGTAAGAGATGTGCACCCTACTCACTATGGACGAGTATGTCCCATAGAAACTCCAGAAGGACCTAATATTGGATTAATTAACTCTTTATCAGTATACGCTCGAACAAATTCATATGGTTTTTTAGAAACACCTTATCGAAAAGTACGAGATAGACTAGTTACTAAAGAGATTAATTATTTGTCTGCCATAGAAGAAGGTAATTATATCATTGCTCAAGCAAATACTAATCTTGATAAAAAAGGTTATTTTACTGATGATTTAGTTACTTGTCGACACAAAGGAGAATCTAGTTTATTTAATTCCAATCAAGTCGAGTATATGGATGTATCCACTCAACAAATCGTATCAGTAGGAGCATCTTTGATTCCTTTTTTAGAACACGATGATGCAAATAGAGCTTTAATGGGAGCTAATATGCAACGTCAAGCTGTACCTACTCTTAAAACTGACAAGCCTCTAGTCGGAACAGGAATGGAAAGAGCTGTAGCTGTTGATTCAGGAGTAACAGTAGTAGCAAAAAGAGGTGGTTTAATTCAATATGTTGACGCATCAAGGATAGTTATTAAAGTACATGAACAAGAAATGCATGCTGGAGAAGCTGGAATTGATATTTATAACTTAACTAAATACACTCGGTCAAATCAAAACACCTGCATTAATCAAAAACCATGCGTCCAACTTAATGAGAATATTGAAAAAAGTGATGTTTTAGCGGATGGACCTTCTACTGATTTAGGGGAATTAGCATTAGGTCAAAATATGAGAGTCGCATTTATGCCATGGAATGGATATAATTTTGAAGACTCTATATTAGTATCTGAAAAAATTGTTCAGGAAGATAGATTTACTACTATTCATATTCAAGAACTATCTTGTATATCCAGAGATACTAAACTAGGATCAGAAGAAATAAGTTCTGATATACCTAATGTAGGTGAAGCCGCTCTTTCAAAACTTGATGAATCTGGAATTGTTTATATTGGAGCTGAAGTAACTGGGGGCGATATTCTTGTAGGAAAAGTTACTCCAAAAGGAGAAACACAATTAACACCAGAAGAAAAGCTTCTCCGAGCCATTTTCGGGGAAAAAGCATCAGATGTAAAAGATTCTTCTCTTAGAGTTCCAAACGGAGTGTCAGGAACTGTAATTGATGTTCAAATTTTTACAAGAGATGGTGTAAAAAAGGATAAAAGAACATTAGAAATTGAAGACATGCAATTAAAACAAGCTAAAAAAGATCTTACAGAAGAGTTTAAAATATTTGAATTAAGTTTATTTAATCACACAAAAAAAACACTTTTATCTCTAGGTGTTAAATCTGACCAACTTAATCAGTTATCACATGAAAAATGGTTTTCAATAGAAATAAAACCAAAAGAAAAGAAAAAAGAAATAGAAGAACTATTAAAACAACACCGTGAGTTAAAATTAGAATTTGAAAAAAAAATTGAATTAAAACGCCGAAAAATAACACAAGGAGATGATCTTGCTCCTGGAGTTTTAAAAATAGTAAAAGTCTATTTAGCCGTTAAACGTCAAATTCAACCTGGTGATAAAATGGCAGGAAGGCATGGTAATAAAGGAGTAATTTCTAAAATTAATCCTATTGAAGACATGCCTTACGATGAGAAAGGAGTACCAGTCGATATTGTTTTAAATCCACTAGGCGTTCCTTCTCGTATGAACATCGGACAAATATTGGAAACACACTTGGGAATGGCTGCTAAAGGCATTGGTGATAAAATCAATCAAATGCTAAAAAATCAAAAAAGAATATCTCATTTAAGAAAGTTTATTCAAAAAACTTTTGATTTAGGTGAAAATTTAAGACAAAAAATTAATTTAGATACATTTTCAGATAAAGAAATACTTTGCTTAGCAAAAAACTTAAGACATGGAATTCCTATTTCTACTCCAGTATTCGATGGAGCTCAAGAAAATGAAATTAAACAAATGTTAAAATTTGCAGATCTTCCTTCTTCAGGTCAAATTAATCTTTTTGATGGCAGAACTGGAGAAAAATTTGAACGACCAGTCACTGTAGGTTATATGTATATGTTAAAACTTAATCATTTAGTTGATGATAAAATGCATGCTCGATCCACTGGATCCTACAGTTTAATTACTCAGCAGCCATTAGGCGGAAAAGCTCAATTTGGTGGGCAACGTTTTGGTGAAATGGAAGTTTGGGCATTAGAAGCATATGGAGCTTCGTATACATTACAAGAGATGCTAACTGTCAAATCTGATGATGTAAACGGTAGAACTAAAATGTATAAAAACATTGTAGATGGAAATCATCAAATGGAACCCGGCATGCCAGAATCTTTTAATGTTTTATTAAAAGAAATTCGATCATTAGGCATTAACATTGAATTAGAAAATGAATAA
- the rplK gene encoding 50S ribosomal protein L11 — MAKKIQSYIKLQVAAGMANPSPPIGPALGQKGVNIMEFCKSFNLQTESIEKGLPIPVIITVYSDRSFTFITKTPPASVLLKKAAGVKLGSKKPKIEQIGKITQSQIKEIAVIKSKDMTGSNIENIMRSIEGTAKSIGLIIEAYNEKTD; from the coding sequence ATGGCTAAAAAAATACAGTCTTATATTAAGCTTCAAGTAGCAGCTGGAATGGCAAACCCAAGCCCACCTATTGGCCCTGCTTTAGGTCAAAAAGGCGTGAATATTATGGAATTTTGCAAATCTTTTAATTTACAAACAGAATCTATAGAAAAAGGACTTCCTATACCTGTCATTATTACAGTTTATTCAGATCGTTCATTTACATTTATAACAAAAACACCACCAGCATCTGTATTATTAAAAAAAGCAGCGGGAGTTAAATTAGGATCTAAAAAGCCTAAAATAGAACAAATTGGAAAAATAACTCAATCTCAAATAAAGGAAATAGCAGTCATAAAAAGTAAAGATATGACTGGTTCTAATATTGAAAATATAATGCGTTCTATTGAAGGAACTGCCAAATCTATAGGTTTGATCATTGAGGCGTATAATGAAAAAACTGACTAA